One part of the Anaeromyxobacter sp. Fw109-5 genome encodes these proteins:
- a CDS encoding response regulator, producing the protein MTPFRILLVDDNDLVRKLLRLIVEDAGYDPVEAESGEMALALAHADPPDVVVVDDAMPGMRGAELVVALRGSPDLRLASVAVVAMSGRSAARRELFAAGADAFVPKPVEEDALLAAIRAAHHAPRPGGGAPPGWISA; encoded by the coding sequence ATGACACCCTTCCGCATCCTCCTCGTCGACGACAACGACCTCGTGCGGAAGCTCCTCCGGCTCATCGTCGAGGACGCGGGCTACGATCCCGTCGAGGCGGAGTCGGGTGAGATGGCGCTCGCGCTCGCGCACGCGGATCCGCCCGACGTGGTCGTGGTGGACGATGCCATGCCGGGGATGCGCGGCGCGGAGCTCGTCGTCGCCCTGCGCGGCTCGCCGGACCTCCGCCTCGCCTCGGTGGCCGTGGTGGCCATGTCCGGGCGTTCGGCCGCGCGTCGCGAGCTGTTCGCGGCCGGAGCGGACGCCTTCGTGCCGAAGCCGGTGGAGGAGGACGCGCTGCTCGCCGCCATCCGCGCCGCCCACCACGCGCCGCGGCCCGGCGGCGGAGCGCCCCCGGGCTGGATCTCTGCCTGA
- a CDS encoding sel1 repeat family protein, with protein sequence MLALLAALALSQVPAPAPSACALYHGMWANAPAPPGGERGCAGALQEACDSGRRLACHGLALVLEAGATGEPEPERALALHARACAAGVAAACESAADLRARRGDRAGVRAALEEGCAIGSGRACARLATEAEATDRARLAERACDLGAADGCLALAREAPAQSRGELLSRACRLGEDEACVASALPRLEERCLAREAEACLEAGRVAQEGRALPADGARAAERYGRACELGLAAGCVRLGVLYRFAAGVPHDEALAGGLFERACAAGDEEGCRLREDPVRLDD encoded by the coding sequence GTGCTCGCCCTCCTCGCCGCGCTCGCGCTGTCGCAGGTCCCGGCCCCTGCGCCCTCCGCCTGCGCGCTGTACCACGGCATGTGGGCGAACGCGCCGGCTCCGCCCGGCGGCGAGCGCGGCTGCGCCGGGGCGTTGCAGGAGGCGTGCGACTCGGGCCGGCGACTCGCCTGTCACGGCCTGGCGCTCGTGCTCGAGGCCGGCGCCACCGGCGAGCCCGAGCCGGAGCGCGCGCTCGCGCTGCACGCGCGCGCCTGCGCGGCCGGGGTGGCCGCCGCCTGCGAGAGCGCGGCGGACCTCCGCGCCCGGCGCGGCGATCGCGCGGGGGTGCGGGCGGCGCTCGAGGAGGGCTGCGCGATCGGCTCCGGCCGGGCCTGCGCGCGCCTCGCGACGGAGGCGGAGGCGACCGACCGCGCGCGGCTCGCGGAGCGGGCGTGCGATCTCGGCGCGGCGGATGGCTGCCTCGCGCTCGCCCGCGAGGCGCCCGCCCAAAGTCGCGGCGAGCTCCTCTCGCGGGCGTGCCGCCTCGGCGAAGACGAGGCCTGCGTGGCGAGCGCGCTGCCGCGCCTCGAGGAGCGCTGCCTGGCCCGCGAGGCGGAGGCGTGCCTCGAGGCCGGGCGCGTGGCGCAGGAGGGCCGCGCCCTCCCGGCGGACGGGGCGCGCGCCGCCGAGCGCTACGGGCGAGCCTGCGAGCTCGGGCTCGCCGCGGGGTGCGTCCGGCTCGGCGTCCTGTACCGCTTCGCCGCGGGCGTTCCCCACGACGAGGCTCTCGCGGGAGGGCTGTTCGAGCGCGCGTGCGCCGCCGGCGACGAAGAGGGCTGCCGGCTGCGCGAGGATCCCGTGCGGCTCGACGACTGA